The window CTTTCCTTTATCTTGATCGGCTTGGTTTACGGTCCTTTTTTGCTTACCCATCTTCCTCCGAAGCTTACTGCTCCTCCCTTCCAAGGGTTTTAAAAGCGGGGTCCACAATCATTTCTGTCCTGTCTTTGGAACCTAGAGAAAGGGCTATTTATTTTTTCCCTTGTCTTAAAAATATAAACTTTGGATCTTTTTGTTTTGGGAAGATGTTTTAGTTGGAGGAAGATGCAAAGCAAAAGGTCGGCTTATTCCTTTGAGGATCGGAACTGCGAAAGAAAAAAATTGTAACAAAAATGTAACGTGCACCGATTTACAAAATCTGTTATGAGAAAAAACGAAAAACTGGATTTTATTGGAAAAAACCGGGAATAAGGAGGCCTGAATTTTGCTTTACTTTAATAAAGAGGAGAAAAAGATTTTGCTTGAAAGAGGTTCAAAAGAAAGTCAAACGCACACCAGAGGTTATTATGAATTCTTTTTATGCACAGCTCAGAGGGAAGTGCCTGTGGCAGACCCTTGTAAGATCTTTATTCATGAGTGTTGCTTCTTTTATTTGTTGTTTTTGCCTCAATGGGCAGGAAATACCCGTTATCGATTCCAATCCCCAGGCTTTAGCTCAATCTGAAGGAGATTCCACAGCGACGCAGGGGAGCTCTTCCTCGACGACCGATTCTTCTTCCAGTCCATCAACTGTCTCTTCGCCTAATGATTCTTCATCCTCCTCTTCTTCAGACACCCAGGCCCAGGCCCAGGCTCAAGGAGGGGTTGCCAATCCTTACGTAGCCCAACCCTCCCAAGCGGAGAGCACGCCGAATGTAGAGACCAAGGAACAACCGGGGAGTAAGAATCCTAAAGAAATCAGTAAAGAAGAAGTTTTAGGTCCTAAAACAGGTATTTACTTTGGGGTTTTTGGAGGAGCCGCTTTCCCCATGAGCAATGGGATCAGTGCCTTGAATTCACCCCCTCTTTTTTCTGCAGGAGGTCAGACCCATGGGGATACCGCCGGGGTTGGTGGGGTCCAGGTGGGATATAATTTTTCCGGTTACAAATTGGATTCCCAAGGGAAATATTGGCTGCAGCCTGCAGCTCAATTTGAAGCCTATTATATCGGGCAAGAAAATATTTCTTCAACCCTGGTTGGCGGGGTAGCGGGGACCCCGATGACCCATACGCCTTATGCCTTTAATACCGAGTTGAACATGGGGATATTCGTTGCCGATGGTTTGATTCGCTTTGTGAATCCTACCAAAATCGTTCCCTATCTGGGTGGAGGAATTGGAGGAGCTTACTTAGCCTCTTCGGGGACCAACATGATAGCACCCAATGGAGCCAATCTCTTATTCGGGCATAGTTATTCCCAGGGAGCCTTTGTAGGGCAAGGACTTGCAGGAGTTCAGTACAATTTTACCGATCATTGGAGTGCATTCATTGAATATAAGATCCTTTGGATCAAGGAAACCGAGTTTTCTTATCTCATGTTTAGCGGCAATTCTATGTTGATCAAGTATCCCCAGTCTTTTAACATGGCCCTTGGGGGAATCCGTTATAATTTCTAACAAAAAAAATCGGTGTCCAGTCAACGGGGAAGGTATTTTTAGGGGAAGAGAGAAGGCAGTGGTGTTGCCGACTCATAGAAAATTCGAAGGGCCTTTTCTTTTGTTGGACCAGGATCCTTCTGCTTTCAAAAACGTGCGCACATATACGCACCGTTTTCTTCCTGCCCTGATGGGTCTTACCGACCACATTCGTAGCTTGGGCGGGCTTGACTTTCCCGGCTAAGGCACAGGCTCTCTCTGTCGCACCGACGCCATTGCTGGACGGACTCGCTAGGGGTAGGGAAGTTAGGGTTGCCAGCCGTTCTGTGTTCATCGCCCTTTCCATAATCACCGTTATATATTAATGGGGATGGTGTGCAATACTAGAGCCTATCTCCTTTGTAGAGCTCCTTGAGGGTGTGGATAGATAAATTGGAAGATCTAAGATGTTTTAATCTAGAGATCTCCAGGTTGGCGGGAGTTTGTTTGCGGTTTGTTATTTAAAAGAGCTTTGGCTTCCTTCCTTTGCCAAGAGTTTTTGTGTAATGGAAAAGGGATCAAAGAGCTTTCTTTTTTGTTCATGGGGCGTAAGCCTTTTACTTTCTCTCAACTTTAAAGATCAAAGAAGAGTTAATCTTCTTGCTTTTTGAGACCCAATTGATCTTGCAAAAATGCCAAGGTGATCATCCAGGAAAGCTGGGCTGCGTCTTTGTTGTAACTTTCCCTTTCCTCACAAAAGAAACCATGCGTTGCTCTCGAGAATTCGACCTGGATAAAGGACTTGTTCTCTTTATTGAGCCGAGTTGCCGTTTTCAATCTTTCTTCAAGGGGGATATGAGGGTCTTGGCTGCCCCAGAAAAACAAAAGACCGCCTCTAATCTGTTGGGCTTGGTTTAAGAGCTCTCCAATACCTCCCCCGTAATAACAAACGGCTGCTGCAATAGGAAGAGATTCGGCGGCAAGAAATGCGACTTTCCCTCCAAGACAGAATCCAACGGCTCCAATACGGCTGGATGGAAAGTTCCCTTTTGTACTCAGCCACTCGTAGCAGCCGTAAATATCGGACTGAAGTCCGGATATCGTCAAAGTTTTTAAAAATTGGCGAGCCAGGGGAAACTCGTCGTATTTGCCTTCCCACCGGGGACGAACCCTGTGGTAGAGATCCGGAGCAAGAACTAAGTAGCCTTGGGCCGCTAGTCTTCGGGCCACGCTCTGTATGTGGGCATTGACCCCAAAAGCTTCCATGAACAACAAGATACCACCTTTAGGTTCCTGGGGTTGGCTTCGGTAAGCTTCAAAAAAGCTTCCATCCCTGCCTTTGATCTTTTCCCAAGAGGAATGAATAGCCGGCAAAACAGGTTGTTCTCCCATACTTTTACAGATTAAATAGAGGAAAAGACAAAGAGTTGACCATCCTTTTTTCATCGGCTCGAACTTTTTTAAGCGCCAAAGCTTTTTTTTTTGCATAAAAACGAAAAAGAAAGTTATAAACCTATGGTCTACTCACGATTTTTTTTCTTATAAATTTTTCTATTTCTCTTAAGCGTGAAAGCTTGCTTCTTAAAATGCTACTGCCAGAAAAACCTAAGATGTTGTAGGGGAATTTCTTTTCATTTTGCTTTACCCAGTGTGCAAGAGGAAGAAGGCCTTCCTTGTTTATTCTTTCGTAATGGCTTATTGCTTCAAAAGGCCGTTTTAGGGCGATGATTTTTAATACCTTGTAGTAGGCTTCGCAAGCCGCATTTTTTCTTTCTTCATTTAAGATCTTCTGTTGATGCAGCCAATTGGTCATGGTATCAAAAAGAGAAATTTCTGTTCTCATCACTTCCAGGGGATGACGCTTGGAAAACGTAGTAGATGACCAGTTCGCCCTATAATAAATTTTGGCTGAGGGAGTAGAACGGCAATTAAAGCCGTGTTGAAAAATCCGCATGTAGAGTTCGTTGTCTTCACTGCCGTAAAGGAGGTTTTCATTCCATCCCCCAAGCTCGATAAGAAAATCTTTCCTGAACAGGCAGCATCCTACGTTGGGATTTTTTCTCTTGTACCATCTTACAAAAACATCGGGAAAGGAAATATCTTTGGGGGCGATGTAGGCTATGTCTTGAGATTCATTCCATTGTTCCTCGATAATCGAACCAAAATAAACATCAATTTTTTCGTGACATTGTTGATCTTCTTTAAAATGGTTGAAGATTTTTTCCTTATCGAGGAAGTCATCCGCATCAAGATATTGGATCCATTCTCCTTGGCTTTCATAAAGAATGGTGTTTCGCGCTTTAGATACGTTTCGCTGGTCAATAAAAAAAGCTTTGATATCTTGGCTGTAGGATTTGATGATCTGGGCTGTTTGGTCAATAGAACCGTTGTCGACCACGATAATTTCTTTTGAGGGATAAGTTTGACCCAGGGCACTTTCAATGGCTGCTTTTAAAAATCTTTCACCGTTATAAACCGGAATGCCGATAGAAACTAGGGGAAAATGCATAAAAGACTCATAGAAAACTTGTTTTTACCCGCATAAAAGAAAGGAATGACTTTGGGAAAATAGTGGGAAACCCCTAACTGAATAATACAAAATCAATGACCTTGCAATGTTTTTCGGTTGTTTCTTTCGCTGGATAAAATTCCTTGAGCGATAATTCCCTAGGTATTTCGCCCTAATCAAAGAGAAGGTCTCTTTGAACTCCCTTGCGGCCGTTTTATGAAAACAGTTGGGCTTTGCACCTATTCATCTTTGCAAAGAGATCTTCTTGCCGGATGTCGGGCTAGTCAAAGTCGCTTCATCGATTGGTTTAGAAAACAAGGCTGACTTTGTCATTCCTTTGAAACACGCTCATCTTCTGAGGCTTGCCTTCACAGCAATCCTCTCTGGAAACTGTTTTTTTAGCCAGCATAAAGCTCAAAGCCTGTTTCCTTTTCCAAGTCGTTATGTATAAGAAGTAAAAGGAGCGATAAAGAAAAAAAAGATTGGAACAATGTTTTGGATTCGCCCTAAATTTCCTGCTAAAGAAGATTATGTATTTATTCAAAATGATAACAAGGGGAGGAGATCGATAGAATGGAGAGAAGGCCCTAAGGGCCTCATCCCTGCTGGTCCGAGCTTTTCCAAGCGGCATTCTAGAAAAAAAGCAATTCCTGGTCCACGCGAGCAAAAACCGGGGTAAACCGTTTGTGTTCTACAAGTATTACTCTAGGTAACCACAGGGCAGCGGCACGAAAAAGAAAGTCGATGGTCTTTGCTTTTTTAACTTTTATATGCCAAAAAGAAATTTCAACGAGATGAAGTTCTGGCAACGATTTTTAAGGTATCAGAGAATAATGCGATATTTTGAAAACTGGCCTCTTTATTTTAATTACCGCAGAAGTGTAAAAAAAGGCCAAGAAAGAGATTATTCTACCGTTCTTCATTTTAGAACCAGGAACCGTTTTATATTGGGGGTTCCGGTATATCGAATGCATCTTTTTGAAGAAATATTTGCCTGTCACATCTATTGGCCAAGCTTTTGGGGAAAGCCGTTGGACAATAAAAACCCCATTGTCATCGATATTGGAGCAAATATAGGTCTTTTTTCATTCTTTGCTTTATGCCTTTTTCCCGGTGCCCGTATCATCGCTATAGAGCCGATAGAAGAAAATTTTTCATGGCTTAAGGATACAATCGAAGCCAACAAGTTAAGTTCTCTTGTGAGCTTAAGACAGTGCGCCTTGAGTTCGCAGCGCGGCTTTGTAGATCTTTACCTACACGAAGAAGGACATTTTCCCATTTTTAGTTCCATCCTATCCGTTACCGATCGTAAAATTCCGGTTCCCACGAAAACCCTGGTCGACATTTTCGAAGAGGAAAAAATCGACCGTTGTGATTGGATTAAACTGGACTGTGAAGGCGCTGAGTATGAAATTCTTTATAACTGCCCCGGATCCCTGTTCAAAACGATACATCGACTCAGCATAGAAGCCCATAGGGGGGAAAAACCCGGTCATACGGCTGAAACCCTGCAAATGTTTTTAACTAAGAAAGGCTACGTAGTGAAAAGAAAAGACATAAGCGAACAATCCAGCATGATCTATGCCTTGCAAACTTGAGTTTTCCTTTTCAAGAAAACCAGGGAAAAAAAAGAGAGTAAAGGAGACGCTAAACCACGACCCATTGCACCGAGTTGAAAGCGTTACGGGGATGAAATAACAAAAGGAAACTCGTCCAAGAAAGCTTCAAGGAGAATGGGTACTTTGAGCAGCTTGTTCTTTTTGGATCCTTTCTAATCCCTTTTCTATAGCTTTAGATTCTACAGCTTGACGTTGCGTCCTCTCGAAAAGATGGGTAAGATGGGGAGCAAAAAAAAGAAGGATAAAGGCCAACACTGCAAGGAGTATTTTCAATATTTTCTTCATAAGAAAATAAGTAGGCAGAAAAAGGTCATGTCAATACATGACTTATCTTTTATTTTCCCTTGTTAGTTTATCTGACGGTGCCAAGAGGAAGAGGTTATGATTTTTGTTTCTCATATTAAGATTTGACTGGAATGGAAGCCAAACAGGGCTAATAGTTTCTAGGGGCTAGGTTAACGAGATTAAGAAGAGATCAAGAAAAAAGAAATGATAGATGTTTTATTCCCGTTTAAAACTTGACGGTTAAGAAACTAAAAAAGGTCTTTACCGGAAACTAAACAAAATTGACATAGCCTATAAGTCAAGGCTTGATGTTAATTCCGAGCCTGCCTTCCTCATGTTCTATTGAAGAGGGGTGTTTTCACTTTGGTTTGGGGAGCTTGAGAAGGGTAAGCCCTAGAATTATCGACCCTCATAGCTGATCCTATAGATAACATTGTTGCCGTCGTCGGCGAGCAGAAGGCTGCCGTCGGGAAGAAAGATCAGCCCAGCAGGCCTTCCCCAAGTTTTTGAGGGATTGGGATTGAGCAGGAATCCTGTCATGAAGTCCTCGTAGTAACCCTTGGGCTTGTTATCTTCTCCAAAGGGGACGTAGACGATCTTGTAGCCTGTGGCTTGTTTCCTGTTCCAGGAACCATGAAGGGCTACAAAAGCCCCCTTCCTGTAATGCTCGGGTAATGGAGCATCCGGGGGAGCAAAGGCTAACCCTAGGGCTGCAGAGTGGCTTTCAAAAAAAACGTCGGGCTTTTTGGTCTTTTTGATCAGCTCTTCGGCTTTTGTCCCTCCGATTTTCTTTTTCCACCGCGGATCGATAAACTGCGGGCTGAAATAACAGTAGGGCCAGCCGAAGAAATCTCCTTTTTCGACCCGAGTCAAGTAATCGGGCACAAGATCGTCGCCGAGCCAATCCCTTTCGTTTACCGTGGTATACAAGGCGGCTGTTATCGGATGGAAAGCTAGACCCACGGGATTCCTGAGACCGGTAGCGTAGAGTTCATAGTTTTTCGATTTAAGCTTATAGTGAAGAATCGAAGCCCGGGGAGGAGGATCTTCATCCACGTTGGTTTTTGAACCTACCGTTATAAACAGGGATTGACCGTCTGGAGAAAAAGCTAAGCTGCGGCTCCAATGATTTCCTCCTCCGGGAAGAGAAAGAATTTTTCTCCCTCGACCTTCGAGCTTTGTTTGCCCCTCTTTATAGGCAAATTCTAGAACTCCATCGGTATTAGCTACATAAAAACTATCTTTGCTAAAGGCCATGCCAAAAGGCAAATGCAACCCGTTGGAAACATCCCCAAAAAGGGTGATTTCATCGGCTTGTCCATCTTTGTCGGTATCTTTAAGCAGCTTGATTCGACCTGAATAAGATTCGGCAACAAGAACATCTCCAGAAGGAGTCAAGGCAAACCACCGAGGGTTGTCTAATCCCTTGGCGAATAGGTTGACCGTGAAACCTTCGGGAAGATTGAGGACCGCCTTCGTAGGCGGTGGAAGAATTTGAGGCCAGTTGTCTGACCCTTTAACCTCGGCTTGGGGGAGTTTTTCTAACTCAATTTCGATCTTTTTGGGAAGCAACTTTTCCACGTAAACCTTGCAGAAGGAAGGGCTAGTCCACAAAAGAAGAAGAAGAAAGAAAACAGCCTGTATTTTTTCCCTGTTATCCTTCATGACCTTGGAGATTATTTTGATCACAATTACCGGGAAGCGGCAAATGTTCCCATTAATTCAGCCGAGGCTAATACATGGCCATGCATTTTCTTGAGCAACTCCGCCTTGGTCGATCCTTTTGGCAGAGCCAGGGAACTGTCTAGGGCATAGGCCCGAAAATAATACCGATGTATTCCGGAAGGGGGAGCGGGTCCATCGAACTGGGTGTTGCCAAAATCGTTCCTGCCTGCAACAGCGCCGGGAGGAGTTTCTCCTTTCTTGATTATTCGAGTCTCTGCAGGGATGTTCCATAGAACCCAGTGTACCCATGTTCCCCGTGGGGCATCGGGATCGTCCATGATCAAGGCCAAGGACTTTGTGTTCTGAGGGATGTCTTCAAATTTGAGTTCGGGGGAGCGGTTCGCTCCATGGTAAGCACAAAACTGAGGCAGGGGTTTGCCGTTTTCAAAATCTGGAGATGACAACTTCATAGATAGCCCTCTGTTTATATTGATAAAGAAAAAAAGAAGAGAAAAAAGAAATAACCACTTAAGGGTCATGGTCATTTATAACCTTTTACGGTTGGAAAATCAACAAGCTTATATAGAATGGGGATGGAGAAAGAAAGTTGAAAAGAAGTATTTCTTTAAAGAATAAAATCCTTTTTATCTTTTTTTTCGTCCTTTTTTTTGTTCCATTGAACCCTTCTTTTTATGGAGAAAACGTAAAAAAGGATGTTTTCGGCACGGAGAGTGAAGAACCGGAGATCGCGCCAAGCGATCCTTGGAAAAAGGAGGATCTTTTGAGCACTCAAGCTCTTGCAGAAGTTTTGAGACAAGAAGCAAAAAAAGATAAATTAATTCTGCTCCACGTAGGCTTTTCTTTCCTTTATAAGGCAGGTCATATTCCCGGGTCTATCTACGTTGGATCAGCTAAAGATCCTGAAGGAATACTGTCTTTAAAGGAAAAATCCCTACAATTTTCTAAAGAAAGTCTCATCGTTATCTATTGCGGTTGTTGTCCGTGGCATCAGTGTCCCAATATTCGTCCAGCCTTTAATGCCCTTAAAGAGGAAGGATTTCAAAACCTTAAAATTTTATTTATTCCCCATGATTTTGCCCAGGATTGGATCCGGAAAGGTTATCCCGTAGAAAAAGGAATGTGAACGACCGAAGGATAGGTTGCCATTATTTCTTGTTGAAGAAGATTCTCTTTTGCATTACTTTCTATTCATGAAAAAACGGGAAGTAACGTTTTCTTTGATCGTGGCTAGTGCCGTATTTTTTGGCTCTGCTTCCCTAAGGGCGGATGTAATGCTTACGACTAAGGGCTATCGGCTGACGATTCTGCCTGTGCTTGGTGCAGAAAAGGTAGTCGTTCCCAATGGCAGGGTACACGTAAAGGAGGTAGCTTTATTGCCCTTGCCCGATATTCAAAAACAAAAGGTGGCAAGCTCGGTCTCAAAGAGCCATAAATATGCGGCTAAAGCCAAGGAAGAGCAGGTTTACAGGCTTTGTTGTGCCAATTAATATTTACTTTGAACTTGCCTATCCCAGAAGGTCTTATTTTTTAGCCGTAAAAGGAGAGATGATATTTTTAATTTCCGCTATCCGGTTAGCGGGAAATCCTCCTTTTTCGGCGTGTTCGCGGATCGCTTTTTCATCCGGAGCGATGTAAATGCAGTAGATTTTATCTCCGGTAACATAGCTTTCTATCCATTGAATTTGAGGGCCCATCTTATCAAGAATCGAGCAGGACTTTGCAGATATTTGGGCGAGTTGATCAACCGTTAAGTTTCCCGCTCCGGGAATTTCTCTTTCGATTACATATCTAGGCATAATGTTATTTCCTTTCTTAGGTTGTTAAATTTTAAAGGAGTATGGTGATACAGGTTAACCTCAGTGAAGGGAGGGGTTCAATATTTTTTTAAATACGAGAAAAAAAAAGCTTCAGAGAAATTCTGAAGCTTTTTTCTTTCAAACAGGAGGTAAACCAGATCAGATCGAGTAGCCCTGTTCCCCATGTTCCACAATGTCCAAACCCTGTTGTTCAACTTCTTCCTCTACCCTTAGTCCCACCAGGGATTTCACGATAAAGCCAATAATCAACGAAGCCAAGGTAGCGATAACGATGGTTATGAGTATAGCCTTAAGCTGGGCAAGCCATAGGGTGCCACCGGTTACCGCTGCGGCTAGGCCGTTTTTCTTGGCTACCGCCTCGCTGAGTAAATTGCCGTTGACCGTCGCCGTGGCAAAAACACCGGTTAAAAAAGCTCCAAGCATTCCTCCCACTCCATGAACTCCAAAGGCATCGAGTGCATCATCGTACTTGAGAAGGGGTTTAAGCACAGAGCAAGCAAAATAGGGGATTATACCTGCAGCCAGGCCGATAACAACTGCTCCAGTGGTGTTGACAAAGCCGCAAGCAGGAGTAATAGCCACAAGGCCGGCTACAGCTCCTGTTGAAAAGCCTAGAACGGTCGGTGTACCTTTTATAGTGTATTCGAGCATGGGCCAGGTGAGAGAAGCCACTGCCGTGGCCATCGTTGTAGTCAAAAAAGCATTAGCGGCAATCCCATCTGCGGCTACGGCACTGCCCGCGTTAAATCCATACCATCCGATCCAGAGTATTGCAGCTCCCGTCATACAATAGGCCATGTTGTTGGGAATCATCGGTTCTGTCCCATAGCCTTTTCTCTTACCAAGGAGAAGAGCTAATATGAGGGCAGACCAGCCCGAAGTCATGTGCACTACGGTACCTCCGGCGAAATCGATTGCCGGAATTTTCGCTCCTGCATTAAAGACCCCGTTCATAAGGCCGCTTGCTCCCCAAACCATGTGCGCTTGGGGAAAATAGACAAAAAGCATCCAAAGGGTAATAAAAATTAAAACGGCTGAATATTTCATCCTTTCGGCTATTCCTCCCATGATCAATGCCGGGGTTATAACGGCGAACATCATCTGGAACATGCAAAAGACATTTTGGGAAACCCAAAAGGAATAGTTCGTATTGGGCATCGAATCCACTCCCTTGAGGAAAAAGTATTCCGTTCCTCCTAGGAAGTAACCAAGGGGACTACCCGAAAGGTTTGTCCCAAAAACAAGACTATAGCCTACAGCCCACCAAAGCACGGCTACAAGTCCCGTGATCCCGAAACATTGGGCAAGGACCGAAAGGATGTTTTTCGACCGAACGAGCCCCCCGTAGAAAAGGGCGAGACCGGGAAGGGTCATAAAAAGAACTAAGGCCGTGGAGGTCAAGAGCCAGGCATTATGCCCTGGACCAGGACTTCCCGCGATTTTGCTTCCCGAAGGATCGCTATTGGTGATATAAGCTTCGAGACCTGCAACCCGTTGCTCTAAGGACGGAGGAGGAGGGGAAGCAGAGGAGGATTGGGCTAAAGCTCCTGACGGCTGCTTGTTTGAAAAAGATATTCCAAGAGCAATAAGCACGATGGCCGCAAGTATCGCTAAAAAAATAAAAGCTTCCAATTTTGGACGACTTCGATCGATAAGAACAGTAGAAGTTGGATTTTTCATCAATAAGATATAAGCAAATATTATGCCAACAATGTGAATCTATCGTTGATTTTTCCGTTTCTTTAAGCGATAAAAAAAAAAGCCTTTTTTGTGTTGCTTTCCCATTTTAAAATCTGTAGAACACTATTAGTAGTAATCAATATACTTATTATATACATTATGTTGTAGGTATTATACATTATATTGTACGTGTTATTATGTTGTAGGTATTTGGAGGAGGCTAAAGAAGAATATGAATCCTCGGCAACTCTATTTTTTGGAATTTGATGCTCATCTTTCTGCGCTGTCCATCGTTAAAAGGGATGGTCGCGTTGTTCCTTTCGATCCCCATAGGATAAGGGCGGCTGTTGAGAAGGCTTTTCGGGCTGATAGAGGAAAAAACGTTGGAGAAGCTCTTTCTAGTGAAGATCGGGCGGCAATTGAAGAGATCACTTCGGCTGTCGTTTCCAAATCGGCAGCTTTGGCGGGTCGCGGCGAAAGACTTGAAGTAGAACGGATTCAAGACCTTGTTGAACTTACTCTCATGGAGCTTGGCTACCATACCGTAGCCAAGCGTTATATTCTTTACCGGGCGGATCGGGGCAGAGCCAGGACTATTAAGAACAGAGAAGGGGTATCTATCCACATGATCGATAAGCAGGGAAGGAAGGTTCCCCTGGATTTGGCTTGGATTCACCGCACGCTCATGGAGGCTTGTCGCGGGCTTGAAGAAAGCTGCTCTTGGAGAGAACTGGCCGAGGAGACGGTGCGTGGACTTTATGACGAAATCAAGGAAGAGGACGTGGTCCAGGCAATGATCCTGACGGCAAGGAGCTGGGTAGAAAAGGAACCTGCTTATACCTACGTTGCCGCTCGGCTCATGTTGGGGAAGATTTATGAGGAAGCTCTTTCTCTTGTTCCGAGCATCCATGAAACGGCTGAATACCATAAAGCTTACTTTCCTTCCTACATAGATTTTGGAGTAAAGATTGGAAGGCTTAGTCCCCGTTTGCTTGAGTTTAACCTGGAAAAACTGGCCCAGGCTCTAAGACTAGAAAGAGACAGGCAATTTAGCTACCTTGGCCTGCAGATTCTCTACGACAGGTATCTTCTCCATCATGAAGAAAGAAGAATTGAAACCCCGCAATACTTTTGGATGCGTGTAGCCATGGGCCTTGCGCTCAATGAAAAGGAGGACAGGGAGTTGTGGGCGATCCGTTTTTACGATACCCTTTCGCGGTTTCTTTTTATGGCTTCTACACCCACTCTTTTTAATTCGGCAACGATCCATCCTCAGCTCAGTTCCTGCTATTTGCTTACCGTTGAAGACGACTTGGATGGCATCTTTAAAGTTATCTCCGATAATGCCCGGCTTTCCAAGTGGGCTGGAGGGCTAGGAAACGACTGGACTAACGTGAGGGCCACCGGTTCTTTGATTCGCGGGACGAATGGGAAAAGCCAGGGAGTGATTCCCTTTTTGAAAGTGGCTAATGACACGGCCGTGGCGGTCAATCAAGGAGGAAAAAGGAAAGGTGCTTTGTGTGCTTACTTGGAGACGTGGCATTTAGACATCGAAGATTTTCTTGAGTTGCGGAAGAACACCGGGGATGAAAGGCGGCGAACGCATGACATGAATACCGCTAACTGGATCCCCGATCTGTTCATGAAAAGGGTCTTGCAAAACGGAAGCTGGACGCTGTTTAGCCCAAGTGATGTGCCTGATCTTCATCATCTCTACGGAAAGGATTTTGAAAAAAGATACGTAGAATATGAACAGATGGCGGATCGGGGAGAAATTAAGCTCTTTAAGAGGGTTTCCGCCGTAGATCTTTGGAGGAAAATGCTTACCCTGCTTTTTGAGACCGGTCATCCCTGGATTACTTTCAAAGATCCCTCCAACATCCGATCCCCCCAGGATCATGTAGGGGTGATCAACAGTTCCAATCTTTGCACCGAGATCCTTCTCAACACGAGCCCTGAGGAAGTCGCCGTCTGTAACCTGGGTTCGATTAATCTGGCTGCTCATCTTGATGAATCTGGAGAAATAGACGAGAAAAAATTGCAAGAAACGATTCGTATCGCCGTGCGGATGTTGGACAACGTCATTGATATCAATTTTTATCCTATACCCGA is drawn from Methylacidiphilum infernorum V4 and contains these coding sequences:
- a CDS encoding dienelactone hydrolase family protein, with the protein product MKKGWSTLCLFLYLICKSMGEQPVLPAIHSSWEKIKGRDGSFFEAYRSQPQEPKGGILLFMEAFGVNAHIQSVARRLAAQGYLVLAPDLYHRVRPRWEGKYDEFPLARQFLKTLTISGLQSDIYGCYEWLSTKGNFPSSRIGAVGFCLGGKVAFLAAESLPIAAAVCYYGGGIGELLNQAQQIRGGLLFFWGSQDPHIPLEERLKTATRLNKENKSFIQVEFSRATHGFFCEERESYNKDAAQLSWMITLAFLQDQLGLKKQED
- a CDS encoding DUF4242 domain-containing protein, whose product is MPRYVIEREIPGAGNLTVDQLAQISAKSCSILDKMGPQIQWIESYVTGDKIYCIYIAPDEKAIREHAEKGGFPANRIAEIKNIISPFTAKK
- a CDS encoding glycosyltransferase family 2 protein; amino-acid sequence: MHFPLVSIGIPVYNGERFLKAAIESALGQTYPSKEIIVVDNGSIDQTAQIIKSYSQDIKAFFIDQRNVSKARNTILYESQGEWIQYLDADDFLDKEKIFNHFKEDQQCHEKIDVYFGSIIEEQWNESQDIAYIAPKDISFPDVFVRWYKRKNPNVGCCLFRKDFLIELGGWNENLLYGSEDNELYMRIFQHGFNCRSTPSAKIYYRANWSSTTFSKRHPLEVMRTEISLFDTMTNWLHQQKILNEERKNAACEAYYKVLKIIALKRPFEAISHYERINKEGLLPLAHWVKQNEKKFPYNILGFSGSSILRSKLSRLREIEKFIRKKIVSRP
- a CDS encoding rhodanese-like domain-containing protein; protein product: MKRSISLKNKILFIFFFVLFFVPLNPSFYGENVKKDVFGTESEEPEIAPSDPWKKEDLLSTQALAEVLRQEAKKDKLILLHVGFSFLYKAGHIPGSIYVGSAKDPEGILSLKEKSLQFSKESLIVIYCGCCPWHQCPNIRPAFNALKEEGFQNLKILFIPHDFAQDWIRKGYPVEKGM
- a CDS encoding outer membrane protein, with protein sequence MNSFYAQLRGKCLWQTLVRSLFMSVASFICCFCLNGQEIPVIDSNPQALAQSEGDSTATQGSSSSTTDSSSSPSTVSSPNDSSSSSSSDTQAQAQAQGGVANPYVAQPSQAESTPNVETKEQPGSKNPKEISKEEVLGPKTGIYFGVFGGAAFPMSNGISALNSPPLFSAGGQTHGDTAGVGGVQVGYNFSGYKLDSQGKYWLQPAAQFEAYYIGQENISSTLVGGVAGTPMTHTPYAFNTELNMGIFVADGLIRFVNPTKIVPYLGGGIGGAYLASSGTNMIAPNGANLLFGHSYSQGAFVGQGLAGVQYNFTDHWSAFIEYKILWIKETEFSYLMFSGNSMLIKYPQSFNMALGGIRYNF
- a CDS encoding PQQ-dependent sugar dehydrogenase, with translation MIKIISKVMKDNREKIQAVFFLLLLLWTSPSFCKVYVEKLLPKKIEIELEKLPQAEVKGSDNWPQILPPPTKAVLNLPEGFTVNLFAKGLDNPRWFALTPSGDVLVAESYSGRIKLLKDTDKDGQADEITLFGDVSNGLHLPFGMAFSKDSFYVANTDGVLEFAYKEGQTKLEGRGRKILSLPGGGNHWSRSLAFSPDGQSLFITVGSKTNVDEDPPPRASILHYKLKSKNYELYATGLRNPVGLAFHPITAALYTTVNERDWLGDDLVPDYLTRVEKGDFFGWPYCYFSPQFIDPRWKKKIGGTKAEELIKKTKKPDVFFESHSAALGLAFAPPDAPLPEHYRKGAFVALHGSWNRKQATGYKIVYVPFGEDNKPKGYYEDFMTGFLLNPNPSKTWGRPAGLIFLPDGSLLLADDGNNVIYRISYEGR
- a CDS encoding FkbM family methyltransferase produces the protein MRYFENWPLYFNYRRSVKKGQERDYSTVLHFRTRNRFILGVPVYRMHLFEEIFACHIYWPSFWGKPLDNKNPIVIDIGANIGLFSFFALCLFPGARIIAIEPIEENFSWLKDTIEANKLSSLVSLRQCALSSQRGFVDLYLHEEGHFPIFSSILSVTDRKIPVPTKTLVDIFEEEKIDRCDWIKLDCEGAEYEILYNCPGSLFKTIHRLSIEAHRGEKPGHTAETLQMFLTKKGYVVKRKDISEQSSMIYALQT
- a CDS encoding YbhB/YbcL family Raf kinase inhibitor-like protein, which gives rise to MKLSSPDFENGKPLPQFCAYHGANRSPELKFEDIPQNTKSLALIMDDPDAPRGTWVHWVLWNIPAETRIIKKGETPPGAVAGRNDFGNTQFDGPAPPSGIHRYYFRAYALDSSLALPKGSTKAELLKKMHGHVLASAELMGTFAASR